The DNA window GCCTTACTGGGGCTCTTATTCACAAACTTAACTTTAAAGGTCGTCGTTTGTGAGTTAATTGCCCTGGTTTACACaccaataacctctagaaaaaagtGTGTTATCCTATgataaaatatgattatttgacctcacaagaaacaaaatatgaaataacatttaaaaggGGTCCAATCAGGAATATGCATTTGAccgaaaatatttgataatattgaTTACATTTCATGTCAACATATAATAGAGACGgtgaatatatgtttaaaaataaacgaGTCGAATTTCCGACTTTCACTACTTGTATTTAGGTTATTgtgagttttatttttaaaatattttcttttatttatttataattgctTTAAAGAAAACACCACTTCTTAATAGCAAGCATTggatataattataaatgataattttaccTGTTTGGTTAATACCTGTAAAAAAACGATGTGTCTTCGGTTGTTTTTGGCTGAACTGTTGTCGCAGGAGGAGTTGTTGTCGTTGTAGGAGTAGTTGTTGTCGTTGTTCTTATAGATGCACACGAGGCACAACATGCATTCGCATGATCTGCACACCATTGTGGTGCTTCCCTGACCATATCTGCACAAGTCCAACCATTGGTAAAATATGTACCTTTGCGATCTCCATAAAGACAGGTCTCTAAATTTgcataaaagatataaaaagaaaacacatttgatgAGCAAAGcctgaacaaatatatatctttatcaaTTTAGGaaaaccacaattttttttatcttatcaaTTCTTTTAATCATATGATAAAATAGTGGTGGTGAAATTTTAGATTTCGTTTTTGTTCTCcaaaacttaaatttatttgcgAAAGTTAATAGAAGAGATTgacaattcaaaatattcattgtGATTTAACATAGTGACTAAATTTGCGACCAAAAAAACCTTTGTTGGCTTGaggaatttcatttttttcagttcaatttcataatttgtcaatcataaataaaaggaaaaaatggaTCATAGGTTGCGAATAACAGTCGTCAAGGATGATAGTACTAGATGAGACTTATAGGTCATTGTTAGAAGTTAAATTGAGCCACTTAAAACGCTCCATATATTATAACTACATGTTTGATGATCAGAAAACatccttttttttccttttaaacaGAGAGAAGGAAATCATGTTTACACAAGTAGTCAAACAACAACATAAAGAATTTTACATCACACCAAACTTCAATCTATATTTGTTCTATATAATTTGACCTCCGTTGGGGAGgtgtcttattggcaattatatcacatcttttttttaaattctataaatgttgaaattttaagacaacAAATTACGTTTTAAAATTTCAGTGGACAttcaaatttttcaacattAGATGGACAAGTATAGAATTAATCTGCACTCACCATCTCCCGCAGGGGCGTTTGAATCTGACGTACATACACCAGATATACACCACTGTAAAGAAATTATTGCCATATTGATCATGTCTATGAATAAACATTTGACGGTTTAAAAGGTTTTGCAAATTTCGAGATATTAAACTCATTATTTTGGTATCAACAAATAAAAGTGAATTAATAACTGCATTTTTAAGAATTACCCGTAAAGCATGTGTGCAAATGTAAACACGTAAACTTCAAATccagtaaaacatttttaatatgcCTTTGGGGTAGTTTTTTTAATACCTTTAAGTCTTTTTAGTCATATTATGCTGTTCTTATGTTAACTTTTCTCTGAATTGCCCATTTAAGTTCAATCTGGTGCAGATTGTAGGTTGAGTTATGTCATACGCTGTCAAAGAAACAAGGCTGAACTAGTTTTAGATCAAAGTTTTTCTATTAAGTTGTATATATCAAAAAGAATTTACATTCGGAACATTAGTAGACTTCTGCTATGTTTCTATGGCAATGTAATGTCTTTAAATGTTGCAATGGAAATACGAAGCTAACCTTAGTTATCAACATTATACTGAACATGTTGCCTTTTGGCAATTTATCATAATTTGTTAACATAGGTTTTGAAGTTTCTaaatattatattcatattttttaactgtttaaatAACAAAGCCAATTGAAAGTGTCTTAATTCGAATGTTTCTCCTCCGATGAGATATTATAGTTGTAACAAACCTTTTTATTTCCACAGAGAATGTAGTCCTGAATCCTATTTTCATAACAGGTGTTTATATTTGGTATTGCACAGTACAGTTTTGTACATATGGAGGAATAATCTTGGTTGTAGAAGtactgaaaaaaaagataatcacTTTACATGGAACAGTTAAGTTCTATACATATGGTGGAATACGTTCCGATGTAGAAGTACTAAAACAAGACAACCACAATACATTGAACAGTACAGTTTTGTACATATGGAGGAATAATCTTGGTTGAAGAagtactgaaaaaaacaaatcacaatACATTGAACAGTACAGTTTTGTACATATGGAGGAATAGTTTCCGATGAAGAGGTAATATATTACATGATCACAATACATGGAAGAGTACAGTTTTGTACTATGGAGGAATTATCTATGATGAAGAAGTACTTAAAAAGAAGAACAAACAATACATAGAGTATATCAATAAAAGCAGTTATGTTGAGTTCAAAACTTTCGATTGTCAAATGTTGTATCATGATTAACACAATTGTAGTTGGATTACCCAGTTTAAAACAAGTTCCACGAATTAATTCTTAATACACAATATAATTTTGTGAACTTTTATAAGATAAATTTCAGAGTAAGATTCAAGATTCGTATTAATTCCATAAgtttatatgttttactgtCTACGTATTTTGAAaggttaaatttgttttaacaaaaaatgaccTAAATGTTCTggactttgttttttttgtatacagtGATTATCCAAAGATGCAACAAGAgtacataaaaaaaagcttatgaaaaaagatgaaaaagagattattttaaatatagtCAAAGTTCGCTGGTACACATACACTGGTCTGCTTTAtgtacgtatatatatatataactctgTACACCGCTTGGAAAGATATAACTCTGTACACCGCTtgaaaagaaactttttttgtatatatatatctatatatatatatcactgaagagacatttattgtcgaaatccggatctggtgtacaaaaataaataataataaaaaaaaaaattgacaccttgtgtttgtggaataacatcgtggccaaaagttaattgttttctttttagtattaaattcatattaagatccattttgttacatcttgtgatcaattttatttggcaatcgccaattgCAGTCAGCAGGATTGAAGAACATCACTTGTTCGACTTGTTagtcaaatgtgttttgtttaaatatactttttcacttgtttggtttttttggaaaatgttttttgtgctgtatttagaaccttctacaacgaaatctgttttacatgcacacgtataaaaattgcggtttgtatccaacgcaatcataggtttgaacgtagttttcaatttagactcgtttatattttttcgtatgggcttgtatcatattttccctccggtttatatgatcccaTCATCCTATTTTGACTCTTAAAAAttaagagtttatctaaaaatgagggtacttttttaTGGCTTTCCAAATACCGGTTGATGTCTAACATCACCGAAGAaacattaattgtcgaaatcctgatctggtgtactaaaataatattgacatcttatgtttgtggcataacatagTGGccacaagtaattttttttctgtttagtattaaatttatattaagatccatcttgttacatcttgtgatcaattttatggggcgatcgccaatggcagtcagcagggttaaagaacatcagttgttagatctgttagtcaaatgcgttttgtttaaatatacttttttttacttttttggtcttttggaaaatgttgtttgtgctgtcttctacaacgaaatttgttttacatgcataggtataaaaattgcggtttttatccaacgcaatcataggtttaaacatagttttcaatttagactcgtttagatatatatttatatgtttaaagaCTCACCCTACACAAATGTGACCCTGTACCATGTTTTTGTACACACAGCTGATCAGCATCTGTTATAGGCTGTACTGTTGTAGTTGTTGCTATAGTTGTTGTAGAAGAAGCAGCTGTTGATGTCGTAGTAGGGGAAGTTGTTGTCTTTACAGAAGTTGTTGTCGTTGCAGGAGTTGTTATTGTCGTTGTTCTTATAGATGCACATGAAGCACAGCATGCACTCGAATGATCTGCACACCATTGTGGTGCTTCCCTGACCATATCTGCACAAGTCCAACTATTGCTAAAAAATATACCTGTGCGATCTCCATAAAGGCAGGTTTCTAAAATTggaaaaacagatataaaagaaaacttatttGATAAGCAAggccaaaacaaatatatatttttatcaatttttgttttagtttaccAATTCTTCTAatcatatgataaaataaagtGTTGGTGAAATTATAGATTTCGACTGTTTTTTGTTctccaaaacacaaacatttatGAGAAAATTATAGAAGAGATTGACAATTCAAAAATCTTCATTGTGTGTAAGCATATTGACTACATTTGCGAGGTCCAAAAAAAAGCCAATtccattttataatttatcaatcATAAATGAAAGGACTAATTAAATCAGAGGTTGCGAATAACAGTCGTCCATGATAATAGTACTGAATAACACTTATAGATCATTGTTAGAAGTTCGAAGTGTGCCACTTAAAAAACTCGATGTATTATAACTTTGATGGAGAgaaaacatctttaaaaaatgttctgtaccaagtcaggaatatagtcattgttatattatagttcgtttctgtgtgtgtttaaTTTCaacgttgtgtttcttttgtgtcgttTGTCTCCTATTATATtcgagtgtgaattcacattattataagacgtgtcacggtactttctatcccaaattcatgtatttagttttgatgttatatttgttattctgatcggattttgtctaatgcgtttcccttggttttggtgtgtgacccggatttgtttttttctatcgatttattggtatactacagttgcctttattttacaACTCACCAAACTtcaaggccgtacattgacctatatttgttCTATATAATTTGACTTCTAGTGGGGAGCTGTATTATTGGCAATTAtattacatcttttttttttaattctataaatgttgaaaatttaagACAACAAATTACGTTTTAAAATTTCAGTGGACAttcaaatttttcaacattAGATGGAAAAGTATAGAACTAATCTGCACTCACCATCTCCCGCAGGGGCGTTTGAATCTGACGTACATACACCAGATATACACCACTGTAAAGAATTTATTGCCATATTGATCATGTCTATGAATAAACATTTGATGGTTTAAAAGGTTTTGCAAATTTCTAGATATTAAACTCTATTATTTTGGTATCAACAAACACAAGTGAattataaccatgataactgcaTTTTTAAGAATTACACATAAAGCATGTGCGCAAATGTAAACACGTAAACTTCAAATccagtaaaacatttttaatatgcCTTTGGGGTAGTTTTTTAATACCTTTAAGTTTTTTTAGTCATATTATGCTGTTCTTATGTTAACTTTTCTCTGAAATGCCCATTTAAGTTCAATCTGGTGCAGATTGTCGGTTGAGTTACGTCATACGCTGTCAAAGAAACAAGGCTGAACTAGTTTTAGATCAAAGTTTTTCTATTAAGTTGTATATATCAAAAAGAATTCACATTCGGAACATTAGTAGACTGCTGCTATGTCTCTATGGCAATGTAATGTCTTTAAATGTTGCAAAGGAAATACGAAGCTAACCTTAGTTATCAACATTATACTGAACATGTTGCCTCTTGGCAATTTATCATAATTTGTTAACATAGGTTTTAAAGTTTCTAAATgttatattcatatgttttaaCTGTTTAAATAACAAAGCCAATTGAAAGTGTCTTAATTCGAATGTTTCTCCTCCGAGGAGATATTATAGTTGTGACAAACCTTTTTATTTCCACAGAGAATGTAGTCCTGAATCCTATTTTCATAACAGGTGTTTGTATTTGGTATTGCACAGTACAGTTTTGTACATATGGAGGAATAATCTTGGTTGTAGAAGtactgaaaaaaaagataatcacTTTACATGGAACAGTTAAGTTCTATACATATGGTGGAATAAGTTCCGATGTAGAAGTACTAAAACAAGACAATCACAATACATTGAAAAGTACAGTTTTGTACTTATGGAGGAATAATCTTGGTTGAAGAAgtactgaaaaacaaacaatcacAATACATTGAACAGTACAGTTTTGTACATATGGAGGATTAGTTTCCGATGAAGAGGTAATATATTACATGATCACAATACATGGAAGAGTACAGTTTTGTACTATGGAGGAATAATCCATGATGAAGAAGTACTTAAAAAGAAGtacaaacaatacataaatataaaagcaGTTATGTTGAGTTCAAAACTTTCGATTGCCAAATGTTGTATCATGATTAACACAATTGTAGTTGGATTACCCAGTTTAAAACAAGTTCGACGAATGCAATCTTAATACACAATATAATTTTGTGAACTTTTACAAGATAAATTTCAGAGTAAGATTCAGGATTCGTATTAATTCCATAAgtttatatgttttactgtCTACGTATTTTGAAAGGTggatattttgttaacaaaacatgacctaaatgttctggattttttttttgtatacagtGTTTATCCAAAGATGCATATCAATAAAAACAGTTATGTTTAGTAAAAAAACTTTTGATTGTCAAATGTTGCATCATGATTATAGTAATTtagtggaagatattagcaAGCAAAATCGAGGGAATTGCGCAAATAATGATACACgcatgaaaattaccacaaagcatcattattatatactttttaagaaataactactgaccattaaaaaaaaaaactacaagaTGGCCACGGCCTATTTCTAAAATGTCTGTTTTCTTTAGTTtgaaaatacttatttttttttgaaaacttttcttTGGACTTCTTTTAGTGAAAACCAATGACCAGGTTTGGTGGATACCTTcctattattaaaaatgaacgTTGGACATATTCAGTATTGCTCATGCgcgaaaatgtaacaaaattctTTTGAAAAGATTTGACCTATTTACCATAAACATGTAGTTATTGTTTTTGGATTTCTAATAATATAATGAATtggtttaatatatttttcaaggtTATAATACACATGTGCGAATTATTTATAGAAATCAAGAGCGATTTACATTCACTACCAGGCAATTCCCATGTACTCGATGGTCAAGGCGAAAATGTGGTTAATCCCGGAGCAATATCAATTGCAAAAGTAGATCAGCCACTTTTGAAAAAGCTTAAGCAAATTCATTGGGAATGTCCTGATTTGTAAGGAAAATGTATGTGTATCGTCTTGTTTGATGGATTGCACATTGAGATGACTTGAAAAGTCTGCGTGATATATTTCGTGATAAGGGATAAGCATGTTGTCTTACTGAAGCCAATATTGCAACACCAAGAGAGGCAGATTCTTTTTAAGTATGTTCCAATGTACCTACAATTAGACAGTCTCCGAGATATGACTTTCCTTCCCGAACATTACCCATAGGTGGcaaattcattttgaaaaggATATTTTCATTCTACGTAAGACTAGCGAACTTCTTACTTGTAACACAATTGATCAAAcacaaaaacagaataaatgCAATTGTGAAGGGCGATGTTGGTGCCATGAGATTAACCGGAGATCCCTTTGAGACAAATGGATGGTTGCTGGACCAGGAGTCAGTATACTAGAAGATTAATTTGAAAGATCTAGTAGTTTGGGTCATTCTACAACAGACTaacgctcttcaactttgtatttatttggctttttaactatttcgatctgagcgtcactgatgagtcttattagacgaaacgcgcgtctggcgtataaaattataatcctggtacttttgataactataacgACATAATGAAGACTTTacgaaaacacaaaaaaaatttctttaaacagcTTTAAAGGCTATGGAAAATGATGAACGAGcctttaaattcatttataaaacagtcttcagatttaaaacaaaatactccttataaaaaatattgttgattCGGAAACAGGTaagatatgtaaaaaaaaccccaagATATTGGTCCAAAAAATACGAAGATCTTTTGAAGATTGCTATACAAAGGGGAACCTGctttttataaccaaaaagaaaCTTAAACTGGAATCGTCTGTATACAAAACAAAGCTAGAGAACCTTCAAAGTGATTGCAATATCTTTCCGTGCCTTCTTATTTCTTAATACATATAGACAGTTTTCTTGGAATATTTCTTTATCGATAAAAACTTAACTGCTCCTTAATCTTTATCTCAGGATGTCACTTGAACTAGTGGTATCAAATCGCTGTAAATGGATTTTACTTGAAACATTCTGCGATTTGCTGATCCAAATTTGGACGCATTTATCGTTGGTGGGGAAGCAAGGGTTTATTCTAGGTCACAAAGTTGGGCAAAACTATTTGACGATTATGCTAATGATGTCATACTgccttatataaaatattgcatcGATAGGTATTCAAAAGTAGACATTGTATTTAGTAAAGGAATAATTAAATAGCTGTGACAAGACAAAAGCAAGGTTCTTGTGCCAGATGGAAAGGTGTTGGTTCTGGTAAAACACAAAGGGTTTGTAGTAGTTTTCTCTGTGAAGAAGACAACAAAACGAAATTGTTCAAGTTTCTTGCTTTCAAATTGTTTCTTAtgagatttataaaaatgtgtatgttACTCATGGTGAAAATGTTCTTTGAAATTTCACAACGATACTTCCTATCTATCCCCCAGGTAATCATGAAGAAGCAGAAGCACGAATATTTGTCCATGTTCGGCATTATTATGAAAAGTgttgtaaatgtattttatgtaGTACTGACACAGATGTAAAAGTATCAAGATTTGCGTCAATCGCAAAATCGGGTAGAACAAATTGTTGATAGTTTATGGCAGGAATAACAACATCTGATGGCTTCCTGCACGTGACATATCAAATGCGTTTGGTCCATGTGTAGCTGCTCTTTCTTTCGCCCATGCACTCAGTTCATGTGGTGCTTTGTCGAATTGTCGTGAGAAAGGGAAGAGGTCAGCTTGGCTAACAATGGAAGGTTTTCCAGATGCAAAGGAGTTTTATTGGCTTAAGTATGAAGCGAGACACGATGTGAATTTTTTCCTGGAAGCAGTGGCATTGTGATGTAATTCCGCCTACAGGAGGTTCTTTTCCAGAGCacatcaaaataaaagtatacCAAGGAGGAGTTTTCTTGGCTCAGTCTGATTCATGTATGCGACAGGTACATGTACCTAGTCATGATCACTGGGGTTAGATGAAAGTTAGAC is part of the Mytilus trossulus isolate FHL-02 chromosome 13, PNRI_Mtr1.1.1.hap1, whole genome shotgun sequence genome and encodes:
- the LOC134694497 gene encoding integumentary mucin C.1-like, translated to MDLQAYSGARISTIKKKLDQALATTTTAQPTTDADQLCVQKRGTGSHLCRYFYNQDYSSICTKLYCAIPNTNTCYENRIQDYILCGNKKWCISGVCTSDSNAPAGDETCLYGDRTGIFFSNSWTCADMVREAPQWCADHSSACCASCASIRTTTITTPATTTTSVKTTTSPTTTSTAASSTTTIATTTTVQPITDADQLCVQKHGTGSHLCRYFYNQDYSSICTKLYCAIPNINTCYENRIQDYILCGNKKWCISGVCTSDSNAPAGDETCLYGDRKGTYFTNGWTCADMVREAPQWCADHANACCASCASIRTTTTTTPTTTTTPPATTVQPKTTEDTSFFYRY